In the genome of Thermodesulfobacteriota bacterium, the window CATAACCGTAGGCATAGGCACGGATGGGTGCGCCAGTAACAATAACCTGGACCTTTTTCAGGAGATAGACACCATGGCTAAACTGCACAAGGTTTATTGCCTGGATCCCACGGTTATAGATGCCAGAACGGCCGTACGCATGGCTACTACTAATGGAGCCAAGGTCCTCAGGTCCGGCAGAAAGATCGGAAGTCTCGAGGTCGGCAAGAAGGCGGACATCATCGTCATAGATATGAATAAGCCCCATCTGACGCCGGTCTATAACCTGTACTCGCACCTGGTCTATGCCGTAAGTGGCGCGGATGTGATTTCTTCGGTGATAAACGGCCGGGTCATCATGGAGAACGGGATTATCAAGACTGTAAACGAAGAAGAGGTGTTATCCAGGGTTCGGGAGATCGGTCAGAATATCAGGTCATGTCTCGTTCCGGCCTCAACATAGCCCTCCCGGCAATCAGTAATTGGCCTTCAACCGTTCGTAACAATTTAGTGTTTTGAAAACGCATGACAAAAAGTGCAAAGAAACATATCAAATCTGGAAATCAGGAACTCAGGGAAGTGCAAACCCAAATAAAGGGGTCTATCTTTTCCTGATTTTCTGAGTTCCAGATTAATAGCCTTTTCTGAATGTAGGACTGTTTCAAACACCTAACGTGTTACAAGCGTTCTAATTGTTCGAGTCGTTCGAATGTTTTTTGACTTTTGACTTTTGACTTCTGAAAGCTGAACGCTGATAGCTGACAGCCTTTTTAGATTGGAAACATGATCGACTGCCATAAGTGCAAACACTACTATGTGACCTGGGATAAAAACTTTCCGCACGGGTGTCGGGCCATGAATTTCAAAAGCCAGGAGTTCCCGTCGCAAGTAGTGCAAACAAGCTCAGGAACGTCCTGTCTCCTGTTCAAGCCCAAGGACAAGGCCCGGACATCAAACCGCGGATAAGCGACCTTCAAAAGCACAAAAAAAGCGGCCTATCTGGTGGATAGACCGCTTTTCGAGAAATCTGGTCGGGACGAGAGGATTTGAACCTCCGGCCCCCTGAACCCCATTCAGGTGCGCTACCAAACTGCGCTACGTCCCGATTTTTTACCGTGAGCATTATTTAACACCTGGGCTGGAAGGTGTCAAGTTTTTAAGCGCCCGGAGTTTCCTTAGTTTTTTAGGGAACCCCTGTGTTTCTGAGCGAAACTTACCGGAGTCCGCCTACGGCGGACCGCAGACGGATCGAGGGCACGTAGGGACGTTGACATTGACTTTTACCCTGTTTGTTATTAGATAGTGTCCATCTGGGAAGCAGAAATCGCACCTGGAAGGTGCTCCTACAAAAGAAGAACGCGACGGGGTTCCGAAGGGGAACTAGATAGAATGTGACATTATTAGCTGGTTGAAAACATTGGATTTCAAGAGCCTGGAATACTACAGATTCTTAAATTTGGAACTCAGGAACTCATGAAGAAAAATACTATTCTATTCCTGATTTCTTGATTTCCGGATTCGTTCATATAAGTGGTAACACTTTAGGCTTTATAACTCAAAGACCCGCCTCTGGAGGGGCATCGCATTTACGACAGGCTTTCGAAAATCTAAATTGTTACGATAGAACAAATCCGATGGAGATTTCTGATAAAAGTTTTCGCCGATTTTTTGAAGAGGCCCCGGAGATGCTTTTTATAGCGGACAGGGAGGGTCGATTGCTGGCTGTAAATCCCTATGGCGCCAGCCTCCTTGGATATGCCTCACCGCAGGAACTACTGGCCGTGGGGTCAATCCATCAATTATCTTACTATCCGCAGGATGAGAAGGATTTTAGAAAAAGGATCGAGCAGGAAGGTTTTATACGTAATTATGAACTTACGCTCAGAAAAAAGGACGGCGGCAAGATCTCCGTCTCTTTGACCGGGAATGCCATAAGGGATGGAAGCGGTAAGGTCGTCGGCTATGAGGGGATTGTCAGGGATTTCAGTGAACGCAAAAGGCTGGAGAAACAGCTTTTACATCTGGAGCGACTTGCGGCCATGGGTAAGCTTTCCGCAGAGCTGGCGCATGAGATTAATAATCCCCTGGGCGGCATACTGATGTACGCGAAACTGGCCCTGGAAGACCTGCCTGAAGGCGATGCCCAGGCCCAGCGTCTGGAGAAGATTTCCAGATTAGCGACCCGTTGCCGTATGATTGTGCGCGGGCTCCTTGATTTTGGCCGCAGTGACACGGCCGAAAGGGAGTGGGTGGATATCAACCAGGTTATCCTCGATATGTTCGACCTGATTTGTGACCACATCCTCTTCAGGCCGGTTCGCGTAGAGATGAAGCTGGGCGAGAATCTGCCCCGGGTATGGGGAAATCGCAGCAATCTGGAGCAGGTAGCCTTAAATATGATGATTAATGCGGCTGAGGCCATGGAAGGGCAGGGGACCTTAACGATTGAGACCGGATATTCGAAGGAAGAGTCTAATTTTTTCATGTACTTTAAAGATACCGGGCCGGGTATAAGCAAGAAAAACCTGAACAAGATATTTGAGCCCTTTTTTACGACGAAAAAACGTGGCAAGGGGACTGGACTGGGCCTTTCCATCAGTCACGGAATCATCCGGAAGCACGGGGGATCGATTCAGATCAACTCCAGACCAGGAGAGGACACGACATTTATCATCCAACTGCCGGTAGGAAAAGATAACCATGAGGATGCGCGGTAAGATACTAATTATCGACGATGACGAGGCCATCCGCGACGGCTGCTACCATGCCCTCTCCAGGGAAGGTTATGAGGTGGGCACGGCTGCCACCGGCCGGTCTGGCTTGAAGGCATTCGAAGAGTCTTCCTTTGATCTGGTTCTGCTGGATATGAGGATGCCGGATATGGGCGGCATGGAGGTGCTTAACCAGATCAAGGAGCAGGACCCGCAGGCGGTGGTAATTGTTATTTCCGGCTTTGGCACTATACCTTTGGCGGTAGAGGCCATGAAATCCGGGGCCTATGACTTTTTCCCAAAGCCTTTTGAGCCGGACGAGCTTCGCATACTGGTAAAACGGGCCATGGATACCAGGCGCCTGGCCATGGAGAATATTTATCTGAAACAGGAGCTTAAGAGTAAAGAGGGTACGCCCCGCATTGTCTATCAAGGCAAGGCGATGTCCAAGATCATCCGTATGATGGAACTAATAGCGCCGACGGACAGCACCGTACTTATAACCGGTGAGAGCGGAACCGGAAAGGGACTGGTGGCCAGGCAGATCCATGAGATGAGCCAGCGCAGTAAAAATCCCTTTGTGGCCGTGGATTGCGGAACACTGGTGGAAACCCTTTTTGAGAGCGAACTCTTCGGGCACGTCAAAGGCTCTTTTACCGGTGCAGAGGCTACCAAGATCGGCAAATTCGAGCTGGCGCAAGGCGGCACTATCTTTTTTGATGAAATCGCCAATATCAGCCTGGATGTCCAGGCCAAGCTGCTCAAGGCCGTAGAAGAGAAAACCATATCCAAGGTCGGCAGCCATCGTTCCATTAAAGTAGATGTCCGTATTATTGCGGCTACGAACAAGAATCTCGATGGGGCCATCCAGCGCGGGGCATTTCGCGAGGACCTTTTTTTCCGCCTGAACGTCATGCCCGTATATCTCCTTCCTCTTCGTGAGCGTAAGGAGGATATTCCGGTATTGGTCCTGTATTTTCTGGAGAGACTTGGCGCCAAGTATAAAAGAGACGGCCTTTCTATATCTGATGAGGCATTGAAGTCATTGATGAACTATAATTGGCCGGGTAATGTGCGGGAGCTGGAAAACACGCTCGAACGTGTGGTTATCCTGACCGAAAAGCCGACCTTGGACGTCCATGATTTTATGTATGCCGGGTTGCCGGGTTCCAGCCCGTCACTATCTGCCGGTTCTTACGCCCTTTCCGATATGGAGCGCAATCATATTGCGCACGTATTGCATCGCTATAAAGGGAACAAGTCCGAGGTAGCCAGGGCGCTGGGCATTGATCGTAAGACCCTCCGCGAGAAGATAAAACGCTACGGCCTGTCTGATTAAGGTCAGGGCTGTTAAAGGTCGGAGCCCAATTTGTCCTTGACTTTTCCCGGTTTTTTCCTTAATTAATGAAGCTCCCTGCAGCCCACCAAGGTCGGACTTGGATGGCAAGCAGCGGGGAATGCGCTCGCTGTGCATGTTCACGGCGTAAGCCATAGGATAATATAATATTGTTGGGGGATCGTCCAGCGGCAGGACGGCAGACTCTGGATCTGTCTACCGAGGTTCGAATCCTCGTCCCCCAGCCATTTAAAATCAGAGGGCTATCCACCAAAGGCGGATAGCCCTTTTTAGTTTTTGCGACTCTACGGATACCGACGAAGACAACTTTTAACCAAACGCTGTCACAATATATAGTAAGTTGTCATTTCGGGTGGAGCACTATAGCCTATTGCTTCTCCAAAATCTCCCTTATCTTACGAGACAGTGCTTTGATATTAAAGGGCTTCTGAATAAAACCATTACAGCCACGTTCCAATATCCCGGCTGCCTGGCCCTCAATACTGTACCCACTTGATAGGAGTACCTTTATATTGGGGTTAATCTCCTTCATGCGGTCATAGGCTTCACCGCCACCCATGTTGGGCATTACTATGTCCAAGACAACAATGTCTATGTCATCCCGATTGTTTCTATACACATCAATAGCCTCTTTTCCATCCCTGGCTATCAGTACTCTGTAGCCCATGACCTTCAGCAATTCTTGACCTACTTCCAGGATTACCTCTTCATCGTCTACCAGGAGAACGGTTCCCGTTCCCTTGACAAGTCGCTCAGCAGCTTTGGTAGTTCTCCGGGCTTTTTTTTCTGATACAGGCAGATAAATACTGAAGGTAGTACCTGCCCCTTTCTCAGAATCGACATCAATATATCCGCCATGGCCCCTGATAATGCCGTAGGCAGAAGCCAACCCAAGACCTGTACCCCGGCCCAACTCCTTGGTCGTAAAGAACGGATCAAAGATGCGCTCCATGGTTTTTTTATCCATCCCTATGCCTGTGTCAGTAATTGTTAACCGAACATAGTGGCCCGGGCTTAGATCACCCAGGTTGCGCTTCATATCTTCATGGGTCGCATTCATGGTTTTCAAGATAAGGGTTCCCACGCCAGGCATGGCATCTGCCGCGTTGACATACAGGTTCCACAACACCTGCTCAATTTGGTTCTTGTCTGCCTCAACGGTAAATAAATCCTCTGGAAGCTCTCGATGAATCGTAATCTCCTTTCTGGTTCTGCCAAAAGCCTCAGAGCTTTCTTTTACCAGTTCGTTGAGATTAAGAGGCTTGACCTCATATCTTCCCTTCCTGGCGTATCCAAGAAGTTGCCCGGTCAGTTTAGCCCCGCTTTGAACCTGTTTTTGGATGCTTTCTATCCTTTTGTAATGTGGATGATCCGGGTCGATGTCTAGGAGTATTAAAGAAGCATTTCCCTGGATACCCATGAGCAGGTTGTTAAAGTCATGAGCAATACCTCCAGCCAAAGTACCGATGGCTTCCATCTTCTGGGCCTGGAGTAGTTGAGCCTCGAGACGCTTGAGATGCGTCAGGTCAAGAAATATTGTAAGGATGAATGACTCTCCTGCAATCCGAATTAGTTTGGAAAACATGAGTGTATTGATAATCGAGCCATCCTTGGCACTGTAATCCATTTCCAATCCATGGATCTCTCCTGATTCCTGCAACTTCCTTATGAAGTTATCCCGCTTATCCCTCGAGTAAAACAATTCTGTGGTAGTCCGGCCAAGGATCTCTTTCACGGTATATTTTGTCAGCTCACAAAATTTGTCGTTAACCCCAATCAATCTCCCGCTGGATACATCGGTGAGCGCTATCGCTTGGGGGGACAAATCAAACAGTGTTCGGTACCGTTCTTCGCTCTCCTGCAGGGCCTCCCCTGCTCGCTTGCGCTCGAGGGCGTTCCCGATAAGCTCTGAAGAGGTGCGCAGAATCGCCAAATCATCGTCAGTCCATGCCCCGGCTTCCCTTACATTGTCAAAGCCTATGAATCCGGCGATTTTCCCTTTAATATTGACAGGCAATACCAAGAACGATTTGATGTTCTGACGTTCCAGCATTTCCTTTTCGGCTTTTGCCTCCGCAGGCATGGTTGAAACATCCTGGATATTAAGGACTTCTCCCTTATGAAGTTTCCTCGTCCACCAGGGAAACATCTCGGAAGGAAGATTTTTGAGATTATCTATTTCTGAAGTCACTCCTTCGGCACACCATTCATGAGTGTTTTCCATGATGGCCCCATCTTGACGGAAAAGAAAGAGATAAGCCCGGTCCGCACCGCTGAGTTTCCCCATATCGGCAAGTGAATCATTAATGGCATCATCAAATTTGGAAACATTGATTAATCGCGAAGATATAGCGGAAACGACTTTTTCAGATTGAAGCCTGCGCCTTATGGTTTCCTCCGCTCGCTTCCGCTTGGCGATTTCGAACTCTAACTGTTTATTTTTGTTGGCCAAATCGGCGGTGCGCTCTTCGACACGGCGTTCCAACTCCTCATGAGTCTTTTTCAGCGCCTGCTCAGCCTGCTTGCGCCCGGTGATGTCTCTTGCTATGCCACATAAGCCAACAATGTTACCGGCGGTATCCTTCATCGGTACTTTTATGACGTGGAAGGTTGTCAAAACATCTTGCACAGGTTTTGTGTGCTCTTCTTCCACAACTTCCCCCTGGAGTACACGACGGTCTATCTCATTTATATGTTTTCCCGCATCGTTCCCGAAGAGTTCCTCATCGGTTTTTCCTAATAGCCCCGAAGCTGGAACACCAAATAGCCTCTCCATGGCCGTATTCACAAACTGATACTTACAGGAACCGTCCTTAATGAAAATTGAATCCAGGGCGGTATTGACAATAGTCCGGAATCGCTCTTCGCTTTCTCTCCATGACTGCTCTGCCCGCTTGCACCCCTCTCCTGACGCTTCCAGTTCAGGTATCCGCTGGCGCAGTTCTAGCAATTCATTCAGCAGTTGCTCTTTTGTCTTATCTTCATCTTTCATTTTGCGACTCCCAGATTAGCCAACAATTTCAGTTCGCTATTTCAAGGCAGGTTCGGTTTGAAGCTCCCCGCAGTCCGCCTTGGGCGGACGGGGGATCTCCGTATGCAAGGTAAAATGCATCGTATTCGCTCGCTAATCCCGCTGCAAGCAGCGGGGAATGCACTCGCTATGCATGTTCAAATAGTTTCTCATAATATCGGCGATATCGTCAACATCCTACAGGGTTCACACTTACGCAATCATTTCGTCCTACGCAGAGGAAGGGCTTAGGTAGACCGACAAATAAACGTTGTGGTTATTTCTTCAGCTAAAAATTATGTATAGCTTGCCGATATCTAAAACTATCCAAAAGTTAGGATATGATATGGTTGTCAAAACATCAACGATTTTTTGTCTTATCTATCTCTGACCATGTATAGTTACCAATAGGCATTCAACCTTCCATTAGACCAACTTTTGTTTATTTTTTCTTAATTATTGGTTATTATTCTGATCGAAATCCTTGGGGATCGTCTAGTGGATATAAACGTTGGAATAGTGGGTATGCCTCCGAGGGAGGTTATGTTCCGCCTTAAAGGGGAAGGCGCGAAGATTTATGATCTTGATGCCCTGCATGTAAAACCTGACCTTGAGATTACGGCTTCGTATATACCACGGGTTTATTGTGCCATCCTGCGCACGGTCTTGACCAATGCCAAGAAGATGTCTTTAGATGCCATTTACATAGATGTGGGCGAGGGAAAGTGCAGCGGGGCCCTTTATCTTGCTGATATCTTGAAAGTAGAACTTAATATCCCGATTATTCAGACACGCAACGAAGATAAGACGCGTTTCGGTAACCCTGTCTGCGAGAGCGACCTGCCTTTGGTGGAAAAAATGGAGCTGATAACGCAGAGTGTGTTAGAGCCGGAGGCAATAAAAAATGATCTGGTTCGATGTGAGCCGGTGGCCGGATTCTGGGGCGTACCGCCGAGGGACTTTTCTATTTTAACTCTGTTCCCAGCGCGCACCCATGTCTTTGGCTGGACGAGGTGTATGGAGAATAAGACCCCGGCTGATGCAGAGTTGGAAAAAATAGCCAACCCTGATGTCCCTACCGTATTCTTTGCCCAGTCTTTTTGTCAGAAGACGGCCTTAGCCTATTATCTGGCCAGAAGACATCCCTGTGGACTCTATGTGGATGCTGATGTATATATGGGGCACAGCACTAGGTCAAAAGTTCAAGCATTTCTTGAGCTAAATGGAGCAATAAATTGATATTAGGCGATTTTGGCACATCATATACAAAATTATGGGATATAGAAAAAGAACCTGTCCCGCGCATTGTGCGCAGTATGGATATAGCTGGCGGTCTCCGTACTACGTTGGCCACCGGCCATAATGGGGCGCGGTTCGGAGAACGCTACGTTAATGAGCTTACGGCCCTGGCCCGCGGCGCGAAGAGGCTGATTAAAGAGGACGATTTTGTCATCCTGGATTGCGGCAGCCGGGACCTGAAATTTGTGAGTTTCAGCGGGGATAAGGTCAGGGATACGGGGTGGAATGCCGAGTGCGGGGCCTCCCTTGGGTTTACCATAGAATTACTGGAGAGGTATTATGATCTCGATCACCGCCGAATGTCCGTGCCATCTACCCACTTATCAGTGACCTGCGGGGTGCTGGGCCTCAGCCACATCTTTGAT includes:
- a CDS encoding ATP-binding protein, encoding MEISDKSFRRFFEEAPEMLFIADREGRLLAVNPYGASLLGYASPQELLAVGSIHQLSYYPQDEKDFRKRIEQEGFIRNYELTLRKKDGGKISVSLTGNAIRDGSGKVVGYEGIVRDFSERKRLEKQLLHLERLAAMGKLSAELAHEINNPLGGILMYAKLALEDLPEGDAQAQRLEKISRLATRCRMIVRGLLDFGRSDTAEREWVDINQVILDMFDLICDHILFRPVRVEMKLGENLPRVWGNRSNLEQVALNMMINAAEAMEGQGTLTIETGYSKEESNFFMYFKDTGPGISKKNLNKIFEPFFTTKKRGKGTGLGLSISHGIIRKHGGSIQINSRPGEDTTFIIQLPVGKDNHEDAR
- a CDS encoding sigma-54 dependent transcriptional regulator, whose amino-acid sequence is MRMRGKILIIDDDEAIRDGCYHALSREGYEVGTAATGRSGLKAFEESSFDLVLLDMRMPDMGGMEVLNQIKEQDPQAVVIVISGFGTIPLAVEAMKSGAYDFFPKPFEPDELRILVKRAMDTRRLAMENIYLKQELKSKEGTPRIVYQGKAMSKIIRMMELIAPTDSTVLITGESGTGKGLVARQIHEMSQRSKNPFVAVDCGTLVETLFESELFGHVKGSFTGAEATKIGKFELAQGGTIFFDEIANISLDVQAKLLKAVEEKTISKVGSHRSIKVDVRIIAATNKNLDGAIQRGAFREDLFFRLNVMPVYLLPLRERKEDIPVLVLYFLERLGAKYKRDGLSISDEALKSLMNYNWPGNVRELENTLERVVILTEKPTLDVHDFMYAGLPGSSPSLSAGSYALSDMERNHIAHVLHRYKGNKSEVARALGIDRKTLREKIKRYGLSD
- a CDS encoding PAS domain S-box protein, whose protein sequence is MKDEDKTKEQLLNELLELRQRIPELEASGEGCKRAEQSWRESEERFRTIVNTALDSIFIKDGSCKYQFVNTAMERLFGVPASGLLGKTDEELFGNDAGKHINEIDRRVLQGEVVEEEHTKPVQDVLTTFHVIKVPMKDTAGNIVGLCGIARDITGRKQAEQALKKTHEELERRVEERTADLANKNKQLEFEIAKRKRAEETIRRRLQSEKVVSAISSRLINVSKFDDAINDSLADMGKLSGADRAYLFLFRQDGAIMENTHEWCAEGVTSEIDNLKNLPSEMFPWWTRKLHKGEVLNIQDVSTMPAEAKAEKEMLERQNIKSFLVLPVNIKGKIAGFIGFDNVREAGAWTDDDLAILRTSSELIGNALERKRAGEALQESEERYRTLFDLSPQAIALTDVSSGRLIGVNDKFCELTKYTVKEILGRTTTELFYSRDKRDNFIRKLQESGEIHGLEMDYSAKDGSIINTLMFSKLIRIAGESFILTIFLDLTHLKRLEAQLLQAQKMEAIGTLAGGIAHDFNNLLMGIQGNASLILLDIDPDHPHYKRIESIQKQVQSGAKLTGQLLGYARKGRYEVKPLNLNELVKESSEAFGRTRKEITIHRELPEDLFTVEADKNQIEQVLWNLYVNAADAMPGVGTLILKTMNATHEDMKRNLGDLSPGHYVRLTITDTGIGMDKKTMERIFDPFFTTKELGRGTGLGLASAYGIIRGHGGYIDVDSEKGAGTTFSIYLPVSEKKARRTTKAAERLVKGTGTVLLVDDEEVILEVGQELLKVMGYRVLIARDGKEAIDVYRNNRDDIDIVVLDIVMPNMGGGEAYDRMKEINPNIKVLLSSGYSIEGQAAGILERGCNGFIQKPFNIKALSRKIREILEKQ
- a CDS encoding ATPase; the encoded protein is MILGDFGTSYTKLWDIEKEPVPRIVRSMDIAGGLRTTLATGHNGARFGERYVNELTALARGAKRLIKEDDFVILDCGSRDLKFVSFSGDKVRDTGWNAECGASLGFTIELLERYYDLDHRRMSVPSTHLSVTCGVLGLSHIFDAIIQGARPEEAVASFIKGIALNAYRFAGSPPKLYLSGGLSENTVFVKSMPCEVVVLGRFVLLEGLRYIASI